The following coding sequences lie in one Benincasa hispida cultivar B227 chromosome 6, ASM972705v1, whole genome shotgun sequence genomic window:
- the LOC120080293 gene encoding leucine aminopeptidase, whose product MAPVDPHSYADSTHPQNLHFSFSMFFDFPSTVIHASALITLSSSYYGSISLDARSLIIHSVHDPISHALLPFSLSPPDPIKGSLLSISLGGQSSLIVIYSTTPSSSALQWLTPPQTFNKTHPFVYTQCQAIHARSIFPCQDTPAFRVRYSARLNIPRELSAVMGARHVERRLPAAGEGKMLAGGVDLLWGDEGRVVEEFMMEHPIPPYLFAFAIGEIAFREVGPRTKVYAESVPSLLDAAAREFAGTEDLIKEGEKLFTRFDWERFDLLVLPPSFPYGGMENPKMVFLTPTVIKGDSTGAHVVAHELAHSWTGNLITNKNNEHFWLNEGFTTYAERRIIEAVQGKDAATLNIGIGWKGWKEDVERFKDNVEFTKLKTKQEGVDPDDVYSQIPYEKGFQFLWRIERQVGRQEFDRFLKEYIFTYCFRSIDTETFLSFLMTELPGIEKAIDLEMWTEGTGIPPDAHEPVSDLYKKILSLANDFKLGRMPEEGETADWGGQEWELYLENLPKCVEVSQIQALDARYRFSESKDYEVKVAFLQLAVASKYRDCYVEVEKTLKEVGRMKYLRTLYTALTQGPGMEEEKILAKRIYSEARESYHPIAQRVVESIFSKNL is encoded by the exons ATGGCGCCCGTAGATCCGCACTCTTACGCTGATTCAACCCATCCTCAAAACCTTCACTTTTCCTTCTCTATGTTCTTCGATTTTCCCTCCACCGTCATTCATGCCTCTGCTCTGATTACTCTCTCCAGTTCCTACTATGGTTCAATCTCCCTCGATGCTCGTTCTCTTATCATTCATTCCGTCCATGACCCTATATCCCATGCTCTGCTTCCATTCTCGCTTTCTCCTCCCGATCCTATCAAGGGCTCTCTTCTCTCAATTTCACTTGGTGGGCAGTCTTCTTTGATTGTGATTTACAGTACTACTCCTTCATCGTCAGCTTTGCAGTGGCTGACTCCTCCCCAGACTTTCAACAAGACGCATCCTTTTGTCTACACCCAGTGCCAGGCTATTCATGCGCGTTCGATTTTCCCCTGCCAAGACACTCCGGCGTTCCGTGTGCGTTACTCTGCGCGATTGAATATTCCTCGGGAATTATCGGCGGTGATGGGCGCGCGCCATGTGGAACGACGTCTGCCGGCTGCTGGCGAGGGTAAGATGTTGGCTGGAGGGGTTGATTTGCTGTGGGGAGATGAAGGGAGAGTGGTGGAGGAGTTTATGATGGAGCATCCGATTCCGCCGTACTTGTTCGCTTTTGCCATCGGAGAGATTGCGTTCAGGGAAGTGGGGCCGAGGACTAAGGTTTATGCGGAATCGGTGCCCTCGTTGCTCGATGCTGCAGCGAGAGAATTTGCGGGGACAGAAGATTTGATAAAGGAAGGCGAGAAGTTATTTACACGTTTCGATTGGGAGCGATTCGATCTGCTTGTGTTACCTCCGAGCTTTCCTTACGGTGGGATGGAAAATCCGAAGATGGTTTTCTTGACACCGACGGTGATAAAGGGGGATTCTACGGGGGCACATGTGGTTGCTCATGAACTTGCTCATAGCTGGACTGGGAACCTAATCACTAACAAAAACAACGAACATTTTTGGTTGAACGAG GGTTTTACAACCTATGCTGAAAGGAGAATTATTGAGGCTGTGCAAGGGAAGGATGCAGCTACTCTCAATATAGGAATTGGTTGGAAGGGTTGGAAAGAGGATGTTGAGAGATTTAAGGATAATGTAGAATTCACGAAGCTAAAGACGAAGCAAGAAGGCGTGGATCCAGATGATGTGTATTCTCAAATACCTTATGAGAAGGGTTTTCAGTTCCTATGGCGTATTGAACGCCAG GTGGGAAGGCAGGAATTTGATAGATTTCTGAAGGAATATATTTTTACCTATTGCTTTAGGTCAATAGATACCGAgacctttctttctttcttgatgaCAGAGCTCCCTGGAATTGAAAAAGCAATAGATTTGGAAATGTGGACCGAAGGCACTGGTATCCCTCCAGATGCTCATGAACCAGTTTCTGATTTGTACAAGAAGATCCTATCGCTAGCCAATGACTTTAAGCTTGGTAGAATGCCGGAGGAAGGTGAAACTGCTGATTGGGGAGGGCAAGAATGGGAGCTGTACTTGGAGAATCTGCCAAAATGTGTCGAAGTCTCACAG ATCCAGGCACTAGATGCACGTTATAGATTCTCGGAATCAAAGGACTATGAGGTCAAAGTTGCATTTCTTCAACTTGCTGTTGCGTCGAAGTACCGAGATTGCTATGTCGAGGTTGAGAAAACTTTGAAGGAAGTTGGGAGAATGAAGTACCTCCGCACACTCTACACTGCTCTTACACAAGGCCCTGGGATGGAAGAAGAGAAGATTTTGGCAAAGAGAATATATTCTGAAGCCCGTGAGAGTTATCACCCGATTGCTCAAAGGGTTGTCGAGTCCATCTTTTCCAAGAACCTGTAA